ATGGtcaaagtgctgtacatatcCACCACCCGaaacactaaccctgacccaaaCCCCAAAATACTAAACTTAAGGGACATTTCTGACCAACATCCCATTAACAGCCCAACTAGTCAAAACCTAAAACTGACCCTATTCTAAACTCAAAAAGGTAATCTAACCCTAACTTTACCCCTAAGCCTAACATTAACCTTAATCTCATGTTAACCAATTGTGAAATTCATCATCGGCTTGCAGCTCAGTTACATCACTTTAGTTTTTCCCATGACAGAGATGTCTTTATGGAGTCCATGTTGAATCGTTATTATAATTTTAATACAGTTGGCACTACCAGACGGAGGCTGCCTTGTTCATACAATCTCTACATTAAAACAAAAGAAAAAATTGTTTGATAATTTCATGCAATTATTAATGATATAAACAACAAACAGTCAGAACGCACAGCACAATACAGTTTACTTGCTAGCATTTTTATACAAATAGTAAAAAGAGAGCTTGTATCTGAAGGAAACAAATACCGTATCACATTGCCAgatatatgtttagatactgaaGAAAAAACTATTCTCAGACGTTTAAAGAAACATGTCTGTAAAGAATATCACTGAATTGAATGTTCAAACTTTCCATTCAAAAGCTTTCACCAACTCTGATGTAAAAGAAGTTTAAACAGCCATTTCAGTAatcacttacagtaccagtcaaaggttttggacacacatactcattccagtttctttatttttactattttctacattgtaaaataatagtgaagacatctaaactatgaaataacacatatggaatcatgtggtaacataaaagggttaaacaaatcaaaatatattttatatttgagattcttcaaagtagccacactttgccttgatgacagctttgcacactcttggcattctctcaaccaacttgaggtagtcacctggaatgcatttcaattgacaggtgtgccttgttaaaagttaatttgtggaatttctttccttcttaaagcatttgggccaatcagttgtgttataaCAAGGTAGggggatagccctatttggtaaatgaccaagtccatattatagcaagaacagctcaaataagcaaaaagaaacgacagtccatcattactttaagacatgaagatcagtcaatccgggacattttaagaactttgaaagtttcttcaagtgcagtcgcaaaaaccatcaagcgctatgatgaaactggctctcatgaggaccgccacaggaaaggaagacctagttacctctgctgcagaggataagttcattagagttaccagcctcagaaattggagCCCTAatacatgcttcacagagtttaaggaacagacacatctcaacatcaactgttcagaggagactacgtgaatcaggccttcatggtcgaattgctgcaaagaaaccactactaaagaacaccaataagaagaagagacttgcttaggggaaggaaaagcagccaacaagtgctcagcatatttgaGAACTccaagactgtttgaaaagcattccaggtgaagctggttgagagaatgccaagcatgtgcaaagctgtcatcaaggcaaagggtggctactttgaagaatctcaaatataaaatatattttgatttgttttacacttttttggttactacatgattccatttgtgttatttcatagttttgatggcttcactattattctacaatgtaaaaaatattaaaaataaataaaaacccttgaatgagtaggtgtgtccaaacttttgactagtactgtacaaTAATACAAAGATATCTAAGTGACATAGCCAAACCAATGAACCTCAGAATCAAAATCCACatgaaataaacaacaaaaataaaaacattcagATAAACAGGTGGTAATATCTCGTGGTAAGCAGCTCACTTAGCCAGCACACCTACACTACCCAACCCACCACAAACCATTGAACATAACACTTGGATTTCAAGTTCCAAAAGAACCACAcaatattttgttgttttttccttcatttaaaaaaaacccAACACAACCTGAAGACTTGGTTGATTGGTTGTCCATCATGTTTTTGGGTGGATAACCACACTTATCTTCTGTTGTAATCTGACTACACAGATGGACCCATCAAACATGCTGCACACCCCTTAACCGCTGTAAATGGTTACGTGTTACTCTGTGGTTTTTAATTGCACTCTTTAGGTGCCATTGTAGAGAAAGGGGCACTAGTACTTCACCAAGCCCTCCTGTTAGAAGATGTCTACGTATTGAACGTCCTCGTTCATGTCCCAAGATGAGCAGACCAAATAAACCACATCCTGTTTACAGGATGGCACAGAAGAACTTCTTCTCCCTAAAAGGGTTTTCGGATGCGGGCACCGGCGACAGGAGAGGGTCCTCTTTGGCATGGGCTTCGCAGTAGGACATTAAGTCTGCTGCTGCTTTGGACACCTGTAATGAAAGagagcaggacacacacacacacacacacacacacacacacacacacacacacacacacacacacagtttgagtTAGATTCCACACAATAGATTGGCCGGTACTTTTACATTAACTCATAGACTAAAGTGCTAATAAAATGGAAACTATAACCTGTTGTTACCATACAATCACAATGTTACACTTTCTTCCATGCTGTAATGTAAAGGGCAACTGATGCCTCCTATATCGGTAAGGTTGCTATATCTTTTTGGGCAGGGATGCTACAGATTTCTCCTATATCTGTTACGTCCTTTATCCTCTTAGCCAGTGATGTAGGCCTAATTTCTCACCTTTATCCTGTCGATGTTGGCCTCCATCTTCAGCTGCTCTACCAGTTTCCTGGCCTGGGCGATGCTTGCTGTGTTGTTGGACGCCATGATGGGGCTTCTGAGCTAGGCCTtgtgtagtctgtctgtctgtccgtggtggggagagagaagagagttttGGTTCCTAATGAATCCAAATACATACAGGCACTAGAGATAAAATCCTATTCAAGGGAGAAGATCTTAGTTGGCACGCTGACAATACAAAATAGTATACTGAAGGAGagattcatccacacacacacacaccgcagacacacacagacatattaTTTATGGTGGCAGTTGCTAGGCAGCACATGACAGTGAGGGGGTGGGACAAAAAGAtagtgtgaagagagagagaccgaggggaCATTGCTTTGTCCATTGTTAGGTTTGCAGCCAGTACTAATGTTATTTGGTATGTGCTTCAAAGAACTGCAATTATGTGCTGACCAtagggatggtgtgtgtgtcatAGGGTCATAAAACAGGTTTACCCTCCAGTCTGCTTGGTGGTGCATGTGAGAGAATTCAGTAACAGCCATCCCTGCTCACTGTGTTGGTCATATCATAAATCAATGTACAGTAGTGTGTCTctggtgtatggtgtgtgtagGATACACAAGTTGTCCTCTCAGTCAACATTGCTACACAATAAATTAGTACTACTCCCCTGCTGTAGTAGTTTCAGGTAGCAGTCTGATTGCCTCtatcaggctgtgtcccaatgGCACGTTATTACctacatagcgcactacttttgaccaaagccgaTATGGCTATGGTAAAGAGTaatgcgctatatagggaatagggtgccatttgggacacagcgtCAGTTTTTAGGCATCCATGCAGGTTTTGGAGCTGAACTTATGAAACATGAACAGGCTACATTATTGCCACCATTGAACATCAATAGGAATCTGATGACAAAGACACAGCTTGATCATCTCTATTTACAATATTCACAGTGATGATCATCCGACTCATCAGTTGACGCAGTGCTGATCCCCTGACAGTGACCTTATTACACCAAAGGTTACATCCTGGATACTTTGAAGGTCAAATTCAAAAAGTGCCCCAATTACATGTTGCTGtgtgtgtaatggtgtgtgtgtgtgtcactgactGGCCTTCCCTAGTGCTTAATCCCATCAGGGTCTCCTACCACTCTGCCCCATGACGCAGCAGGGTAGGGCTCACCGTGGGCTCAGATGAGTCAGTGTGTTGTTAAAGACTTATCTCAGATCTCTGCGTGGTGTTGGAACATCAATATTGATGTCCCACAGTGGCACACCACAGCGCCACACCTGTCCATCTCACTGTGGCACACCTGTCCATGTGGATGCATAAGGGACAGCCCTGTAGGGGGGCCAGTTTCCACTGCTGACGCAGCATGGCCGCACACTGTCCCTGATCTGCCTCAACCACAGGGTCCAGCCCAAACCAGTTACCAcagactgtagtgtttttgctgacattactgtagtatttactagtgTTTTTTTGcggataatactgtagtatttacaaaaGTATGATCAAGTATAATATAACATTAGTAAGTACTAtacatgatcgagggatactaaAGTGTGTAGTATTGAATTCTACAGTAtgctacagtttactacagaattgCATAGTAATACTGTAGCATTCtacagtaaactgtagtattttttcatgtgggttgAAGGATATCGCCGCTGAGCGTAATTCTTCAGATCCTGCTGATAAGTTGAGTACTAACCGGATAGTTTTTGCTTTTGAGTAGAAATTCCAATTTCTTCTTCTCAGTCTCTGTTGGTAGCCAGTGTCACTGCTAGCTATTGAGACTCGGTTAGCCAATGCTGCAAGGCTACGGCTAACTTGGCTAGAGAGGCCTCACTAGAATACCTTACCTGCAACATAGTAGCATTGCTAGCTCCCTAGTCTCGTTCACCCGTTGTGTTAGCTAGACCAACCCTCTCTGCCTTCACGGCACCGTCGGTCACGGGAGCACTCTTTCTGAAGGCTAACTCTGTGACTCGGTTTCCTTCAGCCAGCAGGTCACCAGCCACGGCACACCTTCACCCTTACACAAAAAAAGATTGCCGTTtggaaactgcagtaaaagtgcagtaactgcaatCGACTGGTATTTCGGATGTATTATTTTGGACGTATTATGGATGCggtaattgcagaataactgtAGTTAGACTGCACTTTAACTGCATTTATACTGCATTGTACTACATTTaaactgcactctgactgcaatcttttttcgtaAGGGGAAGCAGCTGCTAGCTAGAATATGCTAGGTGGGACTAGGTGGGACTCTTATGACTTAAGAGGCTTCATGCATAGCTTTCATTTTTTCCCATAATAGTAGAGGTAAAATGTCTCTATTCTCAGCACTTATGACCAATTTTCTACTCTGAGGCATTTTGTGGATACAGCTCCAGGTCAGAAGAGGAAGCTGAAACGTGCATCTGTCTCGATAGCCCTTCTTGCCTCCGAGCCAACAGCGACAGCTGAGGCTCAGCTCTCAGTAACTGAGCCCAGTTGGGCAAGGTCATGGATAGACTTGACTAGTGTCAGTGGAAGGCAAGCTAGGGGATGAAGAGGATGACAATGGAATTAATCTCATGGAGTTCTTCGAGATGGTCCACAACTCCTGCGCTGACGACCCCATTCTCCCGCCCTCTCAGGCCCACACACCTGATGGCCCGAGAGCAGTGGAGCTGCCCCTCCTCCAGTGGAGTTTGGGCTCCTTCATGTCTGCAAGTGGATCGCAGTCTGACTCAACATCGAGTGGCCGTCTTCTGTAGTGGATCAGGTCTTTAAGTGACCTGAACGATGGGAAGCGACTCCAGTCCCATACAGCCCGATAAAGAAACTGCTTCCTGCAGTACCAGCTTGCCTCAGGGAAAACAAGAGCTTGTGGAATAAACCCCTAACTCGCAGGATTCTTGCTAAGCGTACCCCAGAGCTGGACATGCACAATATAAAGGAATCCGGGTTAGGCAACGCTCCCATGGTGGAGCTGTCACTGGCTCGACACCTCAGCCCCTTTCGTTGTGCTACTAACAACACCAGCGCTTCACTCCCTAGGAAAGCGGAGGACTTTACTGCCTCCGTTTTTCAGAAAACGTACAAAGCCCTCAACGTGACCTCTTTATTGTTGGCTTATTACTGAGTTACTGGAGGAGGTGGGGAAGCAACTGAACTAGGAGACCCTAGACCCAGATGCTTTGGAAGAGATCTGAATGATTACAGACCTGAGCCTCCATTCCTCCTGTAGTGCCATCCATGGCTGTGGTTGTACCATGAGCCTAGCCGTGGTGGGAGAAAGGGCACTTTAACTGAGGTTATCCAGCTTAACAGACAAAGGGAAAATTGACCTCCTGGATGCCCCAGTTGTTTAGACTCACTGTGGCTTCTATGTGGCAGAAGTGTGACATGTGCAAAAAGGAGTTGAAGCCTTCAATTTCTGCTTGCCCCGCAGACTCAGGCACCATGGCAGCCCATTGGCTTCTGCAGCTCGCCCCAGCCTCACAGCTGGGAGGTGGCAACAAGCTGGCCTTGGGGGACGGAGGTCCCTGGCGACGCTGCAGTCTGCCAAGACTCAGGCCACTGAACCAGGCCAAACCTATAGGGAAGCAGTCTTACGCTGCAGCCAGAGCAAGGATCggctcctctatccctcctatgGGATGTATGAAGTGCAGCAAGGCCTACAGCTCTCTGCCCTACCCTCTCTCTTCGGGATTCTGAGGGGCGTTTTATTTTCTCCACTTGGCG
The sequence above is a segment of the Salvelinus fontinalis isolate EN_2023a chromosome 15, ASM2944872v1, whole genome shotgun sequence genome. Coding sequences within it:
- the LOC129811974 gene encoding guanine nucleotide-binding protein G(I)/G(S)/G(O) subunit gamma-2, translated to MASNNTASIAQARKLVEQLKMEANIDRIKVSKAAADLMSYCEAHAKEDPLLSPVPASENPFREKKFFCAIL